One part of the Girardinichthys multiradiatus isolate DD_20200921_A chromosome 10, DD_fGirMul_XY1, whole genome shotgun sequence genome encodes these proteins:
- the LOC124874699 gene encoding L-seryl-tRNA(Sec) kinase-like, whose protein sequence is MAAAVSQRVLRAPACLCVFCGLPGAGKSTLTHRVLGTAIEHGWKAAVVSYDELIPEQAYYTEVEEDGVKLKDMHTNWKSHRQAVLQYIEQFLERPEVVVELPSSPLIHGAAWQLCVQPLLQPEELNTDGTPLLFLLDDNFYYQSMRHEVYQLARKLSLGFCQVYLQCDLETCISRNQSRPRPTPVKVIMEMEKRLEYPNPHKNPWEFPSISLNSTNDVSKSDIQRVIELISTALNNPLSPAEDNTEQKEADRLKCAMSVVHQADQACRRLISEAMKTATENQVPSEHMRVLAARLNECKATFLLDLRKQFLQEVRFLQEEDVNVAQVVKRAVESVFDDKKNEILSQFIIIHKTM, encoded by the exons ATGGCCGCAGCGGTGTCCCAGAGGGTCCTCAGGGCTCCGGCCTGTTTGTGCGTCTTTTGCGGGCTGCCTGGCGCTGGGAAGTCAACGCTGACCCACAGGGTTCTCGGTACCGCTATAGAGCACGGCTGGAAAGCAGCAGTGGTGTCCTACGATGAGCTGATCCCCGAGCAGGCTTATTACActgaagtggaggaggatggtGTCAAACTGAAAGACATG CACACTAATTGGAAGTCCCACAGACAAGCAGTGCTGCAGTATATCGAGCAGTTTTTGGAGAGGCCTGAAGTGGTTGTGGAGTTGCCAAGCAGCCCTCTCATCCATGGAGCTGCATGGCAACTATGTGTTCAACCTCTGCTGCAGCCTGAAGAGTTAAACACTGATGGGACGCCACTGCTTTTTCTTTTAGATGACAACTTCTACTACCAAAGCATGAGACACGAAGTGTACCAGCTTGCGAGAAAGC TTTCGCTGGGTTTCTGCCAGGTGTATCTGCAGTGTGATTTAGAGACCTGCATCAGCAGAAACCAAAGCAGGCCTCGACCCACTCCCGTCAAAGTGATCATGGAGATGGAGAAGCGTTTGGAATATCCAAATCCACATAAGAACCCGTGGGAATTCCCAAGTATCTCACTCAACTCAACAAACGATGTGTCCAAGTCCGACAT CCAGAGAGTAATTGAGTTGATCTCTACGGCACTAAATAATCCATTGAGCCCCGCTGAAGATAACACTGAACAAAAG GAAGCTGATCGTCTCAAATGTGCCATGAGCGTGGTCCACCAGGCTGATCAGGCTTGTCGACGTCTGATATCTGAGGCTATGAAGACTGCCACAG aaaatcaAGTCCCTTCTGAACATATGCGGGTTCTGGCTGCTCGGCTGAACGAATGCAAAGCAACATTCCTTCTCGATCTACGGAAACAGTTCCTGCAGGAGGTCCGTTTCCTTCAAGAGGAGGACGTCAATGTGGCGCAGGTGGTGAagagagcagtggagagtgTTTTCGATGACAAAAAGAACGAAATCCTGTCACAGTTTATAATCATCCATaaaacaatgtga